The following proteins are co-located in the Microbulbifer sp. VAAF005 genome:
- a CDS encoding GNAT family N-acetyltransferase yields MVLAGFDVDIHLKVDLANYDEPEDAKSVVALMEEYALHPFGGGEPLSELCRSSLVPALKEFPGAFSILAYRGEAAVGLVNCFTGFSTFLCKPLINIHDVVVSESARGLGVCTAMMDFLAKEAKRRGCCKLTLEVLQRNYTARAAYLKTGFKPYTLDEEMGQAEFWQRYL; encoded by the coding sequence ATGGTGTTAGCAGGTTTTGATGTCGATATTCATTTAAAGGTTGATCTGGCAAATTACGATGAACCAGAGGATGCGAAGAGCGTAGTCGCTTTGATGGAGGAGTACGCGCTCCATCCATTCGGTGGGGGAGAACCTCTTTCAGAACTCTGCCGGTCTAGCTTGGTGCCAGCATTAAAAGAATTTCCCGGGGCCTTTAGCATTCTTGCTTACCGAGGTGAAGCTGCAGTAGGACTTGTTAATTGCTTTACTGGTTTTTCCACTTTTTTATGTAAGCCACTGATCAATATTCACGATGTAGTTGTTAGTGAATCAGCTCGAGGGTTGGGGGTGTGTACTGCCATGATGGACTTCTTGGCAAAAGAAGCAAAAAGGAGAGGTTGTTGCAAACTTACTCTGGAAGTTCTGCAAAGAAATTATACTGCACGGGCTGCTTATCTTAAGACGGGTTTCAAACCTTATACGTTAGATGAAGAGATGGGGCAAGCTGAGTTTTGGCAGCGCTATCTTTAA
- a CDS encoding FAD-dependent oxidoreductase, whose product MVLVRQGPIETPPLAIEDANNTTSIPLVIIGTGLAGYNLAREFRKLAPLSPLLLITSDDGAFYSKPLLSASFSHGKTAQQLSSASAEDMARELRAQILVHTRVIHIDRTKRVLTIQQDGAEHISKLSYGKLVLAIGAKCHKLPHFEGNALAHIFRINNLKDYHRFRTALIGHKRILLLGAGLIGCEFANDLIQAGFEVSLVDKEKWPLATLLPEIAARDLQSSLESYGVRFYGGAPLTHIEKSNTGIRACLKEGGQIEADIVLAALGLEANTGLATMAGLNTQKGIAVDRYLQTSDPNIYALGDCAEIDGYQLLFVAPLITCAKNLARTLSGNPSQICFGVIPVAVKTTLHPTIVCPPRPNTKGSWKVSREDSGVCAEFRNQKGDLLGFALTGSAIIHKERLSQVCQPIMND is encoded by the coding sequence ATGGTCCTTGTAAGGCAAGGTCCTATCGAAACTCCCCCTTTGGCAATCGAGGATGCCAATAATACAACCTCAATACCCCTGGTAATTATTGGAACAGGGCTAGCTGGATACAATTTGGCGCGGGAATTTCGCAAGCTTGCTCCCCTGTCCCCCCTCCTGTTGATTACTTCTGATGACGGAGCCTTTTACTCCAAACCTCTGCTGTCAGCCTCTTTTTCCCACGGTAAGACGGCGCAACAGCTCAGCTCTGCCAGTGCCGAAGATATGGCCAGGGAACTCAGAGCACAGATTCTGGTTCACACTCGGGTCATACATATAGATCGCACCAAAAGAGTCCTGACGATTCAACAGGATGGCGCAGAGCATATATCCAAGCTTTCCTACGGGAAGCTGGTACTTGCAATCGGAGCCAAATGTCACAAGCTTCCCCACTTCGAGGGCAATGCCCTGGCACATATCTTTCGCATTAATAATCTCAAGGATTACCACCGTTTTCGTACCGCCTTGATAGGTCACAAGCGCATACTGCTCTTGGGTGCCGGCTTGATCGGTTGTGAATTTGCCAACGACCTGATTCAGGCGGGCTTCGAAGTGAGCCTGGTTGACAAGGAGAAATGGCCACTGGCAACACTACTTCCCGAAATTGCCGCCCGCGATCTTCAGAGTTCTTTGGAGAGCTATGGCGTACGCTTTTATGGGGGCGCACCACTAACCCATATCGAAAAGTCAAACACCGGTATCCGTGCATGTTTGAAAGAGGGAGGGCAAATAGAAGCCGATATTGTGTTGGCTGCATTAGGTCTCGAAGCCAATACAGGATTAGCCACCATGGCCGGCCTAAACACACAAAAAGGTATTGCTGTAGATCGGTACTTACAAACAAGCGATCCAAATATCTACGCCTTGGGGGATTGTGCGGAAATTGACGGCTACCAGCTGCTCTTTGTCGCTCCCCTAATCACTTGTGCAAAAAACCTGGCACGAACCTTATCTGGCAATCCGAGCCAAATTTGTTTTGGTGTAATTCCCGTAGCCGTAAAAACAACCCTACACCCAACTATCGTTTGCCCTCCTCGTCCCAATACCAAAGGAAGCTGGAAGGTCAGCCGGGAAGACTCTGGAGTTTGTGCCGAATTTCGTAATCAAAAGGGCGACTTACTAGGCTTTGCTCTTACAGGCAGTGCGATTATCCACAAGGAAAGGCTCAGCCAGGTATGCCAACCAATAATGAACGATTAG
- a CDS encoding GNAT family N-acetyltransferase, with protein sequence MSDIKAKAELEVMQQGALPDGRRWTLDGEGYQCQLDSNTFFTLLNVNNGSNAQIQIPHDEAESSKLNGWLEWLFDIHGGVAIVELVSLNGDKIKEIFKSDFYQQTEIWYRGNNGGTFPLRWVENDQGVKHPFRAEPVKGEVYRRHFHTLGMDLSLRHLDPDKDLELFTSWMNVGRVAKFWEEEGDLEKQKKFIREVIQDPHKYPLIASFDDVPFAYFEVYWALEDRIAPYYDCHSFDRGAHMLVGNSRFLGRRYALAWLKGVSHFMFLDDSRTQTLVGEPRADNGPLLKYMNGTFGWKKVKEFDFPHKRAALISCDRADFFEGAGKV encoded by the coding sequence ATGAGCGACATAAAGGCTAAAGCCGAACTAGAAGTAATGCAGCAAGGAGCCCTACCTGATGGAAGGCGATGGACTCTTGATGGTGAAGGTTATCAATGTCAGCTGGATAGCAATACTTTTTTTACGTTATTGAATGTAAATAATGGCAGTAATGCTCAAATACAAATCCCCCATGATGAGGCTGAATCGTCTAAGTTAAATGGGTGGCTGGAGTGGCTATTCGATATTCATGGCGGTGTTGCGATTGTTGAACTTGTTTCTTTAAATGGGGATAAAATAAAAGAAATATTCAAGTCTGATTTTTATCAGCAGACAGAAATCTGGTATCGAGGAAATAATGGCGGAACATTCCCGCTGAGGTGGGTTGAAAATGATCAAGGTGTAAAACATCCTTTCAGAGCTGAGCCTGTGAAGGGAGAAGTGTATAGGCGTCATTTCCACACCTTGGGGATGGATCTTAGTCTCCGTCATTTAGATCCAGATAAAGATCTGGAGCTTTTTACAAGCTGGATGAATGTAGGGCGTGTTGCGAAATTTTGGGAAGAAGAAGGCGATCTAGAAAAGCAGAAAAAGTTTATTCGGGAGGTTATTCAAGATCCCCATAAGTATCCGTTAATTGCTTCCTTTGACGATGTGCCCTTCGCATATTTTGAGGTTTATTGGGCGCTTGAGGATCGTATAGCTCCTTACTACGACTGCCATTCCTTTGATCGTGGGGCGCATATGTTGGTGGGTAACAGTCGTTTTCTTGGTCGGCGTTATGCGCTCGCTTGGCTTAAGGGCGTATCCCATTTTATGTTTTTGGATGATAGTCGAACACAGACCCTAGTTGGTGAGCCTAGAGCTGATAATGGTCCCCTACTGAAGTATATGAATGGAACTTTTGGTTGGAAAAAAGTAAAAGAGTTTGATTTTCCTCATAAGCGAGCGGCACTTATCTCCTGCGATAGAGCTGACTTCTTCGAGGGGGCGGGGAAAGTATGA
- a CDS encoding MFS transporter, translating into MSSPTHFQKINWIVASQGAAQVILLTQIPLIIEYCGLDLATLGALVAVSTFCLMIAGPIWGELGDKIGRKPILLFGLSGALLSQVLFVALLVALAQGHLETDSALIALVASRVLYGLNAAAIFPCCQAWALELGEKDQQLSILSGISAAANLGRGLGPLLALPALIAGSLWPLLWLLLLPFSALILTLFLPQSPEKTITAKETEKTNLPTATISLFTIALLGTVSIGQLQVVMGPVLQDLYGLSALGASSTTAVLLASVAICGFLVQVGLVRKIERPQISLMIGVLCVCLGTMTLSLTLGSALAAPGLMLFVVGVAFLVPGYSALVSRGQQRSGRLFGLLSLMHTGGYTIGFALGGWLYEQSSSQPLIGMLFSVSLIAILTLTNFVISWKKSPNVSAI; encoded by the coding sequence ATGAGCAGCCCCACTCACTTCCAAAAAATAAACTGGATTGTTGCCAGCCAAGGTGCAGCCCAGGTCATCTTGCTGACCCAGATCCCCTTGATCATCGAGTACTGTGGACTGGATCTGGCAACCCTTGGCGCACTGGTTGCGGTCAGTACTTTTTGCCTAATGATTGCAGGCCCCATTTGGGGAGAGCTGGGCGACAAAATTGGAAGGAAACCGATACTGTTATTCGGGCTCAGTGGGGCACTGCTTTCCCAGGTATTATTCGTAGCCCTATTAGTTGCCTTGGCCCAAGGACACCTGGAAACTGACTCAGCACTTATAGCCCTGGTTGCCAGTAGAGTCCTTTACGGATTGAATGCCGCTGCGATTTTCCCCTGCTGCCAGGCTTGGGCTCTTGAATTGGGAGAGAAAGACCAGCAGTTATCTATTCTCTCGGGGATCAGCGCTGCCGCAAATTTAGGGCGAGGACTGGGACCTTTACTTGCCCTGCCTGCACTCATCGCAGGTAGCTTATGGCCATTACTGTGGCTACTTCTCCTGCCTTTTTCCGCATTAATCCTGACACTCTTTTTGCCCCAATCCCCAGAAAAAACTATAACTGCAAAAGAAACTGAGAAAACTAACCTTCCCACTGCAACCATTAGTTTATTCACAATAGCGTTGTTAGGCACGGTAAGTATTGGGCAGTTACAAGTTGTCATGGGGCCAGTGCTACAAGATTTATACGGCTTAAGTGCATTGGGGGCATCATCGACAACTGCTGTTCTTCTCGCCTCCGTCGCAATTTGCGGCTTTCTTGTACAGGTGGGATTAGTAAGAAAAATAGAACGCCCACAGATCAGTTTAATGATTGGGGTTTTATGCGTATGCCTGGGCACTATGACCCTGTCTCTAACACTCGGTAGTGCCCTTGCAGCTCCAGGTCTGATGCTATTTGTTGTTGGTGTTGCCTTTTTGGTTCCAGGTTACAGCGCTCTCGTGAGCCGAGGGCAACAACGTAGTGGCCGCTTGTTCGGCCTTTTGTCACTAATGCACACTGGGGGCTACACAATAGGCTTTGCTCTTGGTGGCTGGCTCTATGAACAAAGCTCTTCGCAACCTTTAATAGGAATGTTATTCAGTGTCAGTTTAATAGCCATACTCACATTGACTAACTTTGTTATTTCTTGGAAAAAATCGCCTAACGTAAGTGCTATATAA
- a CDS encoding flavin reductase family protein produces MTTEKSRTISPSPEQSRLLRDTLGHFATGVTVITTQDTNGQPAGMTANSFNSVSLNPALVLWSIDKQSMGYKAFTTREHFAVHILRADQQHVSNLFAGRGADKFGQVSWYEGPNGIPRLEECAAYFHCRRIQCIDGGDHTILLGEVLEFAAFGGEPLVFHQGCYRALAGE; encoded by the coding sequence ATGACGACAGAGAAAAGCCGTACGATTTCCCCGTCACCCGAGCAAAGCCGGCTGTTACGGGACACCCTCGGCCACTTTGCTACCGGTGTGACTGTCATTACCACTCAGGATACCAACGGCCAACCAGCTGGAATGACAGCTAATAGCTTTAATTCCGTCTCTCTGAACCCCGCCCTGGTTCTATGGAGCATAGACAAGCAATCCATGGGCTATAAGGCATTTACCACTCGAGAGCACTTTGCGGTGCATATCCTGCGGGCAGACCAACAGCATGTCTCCAACCTCTTTGCCGGTCGGGGAGCAGACAAGTTTGGACAAGTCAGTTGGTATGAAGGCCCCAATGGAATACCCCGTCTTGAAGAGTGTGCAGCCTACTTCCATTGTCGCCGGATACAGTGCATTGATGGTGGTGACCACACGATACTTTTAGGTGAGGTTCTCGAATTTGCTGCTTTTGGCGGTGAACCTTTGGTTTTCCATCAGGGGTGTTATCGTGCCCTGGCTGGAGAATAA
- a CDS encoding SidA/IucD/PvdA family monooxygenase codes for MMSNILDLAGIGAGPFNLAVAALMWDKSLKHRFFEAKSEFSWHPGLMLPGAMMQTSYLKDLVTPVDPTNPYSFLAYLVEKKRFYDFLNAEQRTVSRQEFADYLGWAAKRLDSLEMDSRVQSVLDKGEYFELDIHGPKGQEIVKAKNICVASGKKPNIPEFCRPQLSETCFHALEIALRNPDVQGKRVAVIGGGQTGAEVVINLLNRQWGKPEQITWISRRSNYLPLDETPFTNDWFTPEYVNVFRQLSQHRKEQVVAEQKLASDGISPDTLKELYQLFYRLVHLEGDTNRMVLMPNREMLEISKCGAYRVQLQNHLVGGTEGQEWLDADIVILCTGLSEALPPCIAPLQDRIARDGEGRLLLSDSFAAQLNSDESDRRLYFLGTGRYSHGIAEPQLSLSAWRAAQVVNDLHRESIYDNQESNNFMNWISPGKNLEAAVA; via the coding sequence ATGATGAGTAATATATTAGATCTAGCTGGTATTGGCGCCGGTCCTTTTAACCTCGCGGTTGCCGCTCTAATGTGGGATAAATCTTTAAAGCATCGTTTTTTTGAGGCGAAATCAGAGTTTTCCTGGCATCCTGGACTCATGTTACCTGGCGCTATGATGCAAACGTCTTACTTAAAGGATTTGGTAACACCAGTTGATCCAACTAATCCGTATAGTTTTCTTGCCTATCTAGTTGAGAAAAAACGCTTTTATGACTTTCTGAATGCGGAGCAGCGTACGGTTAGCCGTCAAGAATTTGCTGATTACTTGGGGTGGGCTGCAAAACGTCTGGATTCTTTGGAGATGGATAGTCGAGTACAAAGTGTTCTGGATAAGGGGGAGTATTTTGAGTTGGATATCCATGGTCCAAAAGGACAAGAGATAGTCAAGGCTAAAAATATATGTGTTGCTAGTGGTAAGAAGCCCAATATTCCAGAATTTTGCCGTCCGCAATTATCTGAAACCTGTTTCCACGCTCTGGAAATTGCGCTGCGTAACCCTGATGTTCAGGGTAAGCGAGTTGCAGTTATAGGTGGGGGGCAGACTGGAGCCGAGGTGGTAATTAACCTGCTCAATCGGCAGTGGGGAAAGCCAGAGCAGATTACTTGGATTTCTCGTCGTAGTAATTACCTCCCGCTGGATGAAACCCCTTTCACTAATGACTGGTTTACACCTGAATATGTTAATGTATTCCGTCAACTATCTCAGCATCGCAAGGAGCAGGTTGTAGCAGAACAGAAGTTGGCCTCAGATGGTATTTCACCAGATACCTTGAAAGAACTATATCAACTTTTTTATCGATTGGTGCACCTTGAGGGTGATACGAATCGTATGGTGCTTATGCCCAATCGAGAAATGCTAGAAATTTCCAAATGTGGTGCTTATCGAGTTCAGTTGCAAAACCATTTAGTGGGTGGAACTGAAGGGCAAGAGTGGTTAGATGCGGATATTGTTATTTTGTGCACAGGCCTCAGCGAAGCGTTACCGCCTTGTATTGCACCTTTGCAAGACCGTATCGCCAGAGATGGGGAGGGACGCCTTCTTTTGAGTGATTCCTTTGCGGCCCAATTAAATAGTGATGAAAGTGATCGTCGACTTTATTTCTTGGGTACTGGACGATATAGCCATGGTATTGCCGAGCCTCAATTAAGTCTTTCCGCCTGGAGGGCTGCGCAGGTTGTTAATGATTTACACCGGGAATCCATATACGACAACCAGGAATCAAATAACTTTATGAACTGGATTAGCCCTGGGAAAAACCTAGAGGCCGCAGTAGCCTAA
- the can gene encoding carbonate dehydratase, whose translation MHPLNHLIENNQHWSEATREDEPDFFLKLSEQQSPEYLWIGCADSRVPANEIVGLLPGELFVHRNVANVVVHTDLNCLSVLQYAVEILKVKHIIVCGHYGCGGVQAALNNEQLGLIDNWLRHIQDVRDKHHTLIDLFQQQQRTDLLCELNVLEQVIHVCQTTIVRDAWRAGQELTVNGWVYGLKDGLVHDLGISIKHPGEIADIYQSALSKIAQRGAE comes from the coding sequence TTGCACCCGCTCAATCATTTAATAGAGAATAACCAGCATTGGTCAGAGGCCACTCGCGAAGACGAACCTGACTTTTTCCTTAAACTGTCCGAGCAGCAAAGCCCCGAATACCTCTGGATTGGCTGCGCCGATAGCCGCGTTCCCGCCAATGAAATTGTCGGCCTGCTACCGGGCGAGCTTTTTGTGCACAGAAATGTAGCCAATGTCGTTGTTCATACAGACCTGAACTGCCTATCAGTACTGCAATATGCCGTAGAGATCCTAAAAGTAAAACATATTATTGTCTGTGGTCATTACGGATGTGGCGGCGTCCAGGCAGCTTTAAATAATGAGCAACTGGGCCTGATAGATAACTGGCTGAGACATATTCAAGATGTCAGGGATAAACACCACACCTTGATCGATCTTTTCCAGCAACAACAGCGCACAGACTTACTGTGTGAACTCAATGTTCTGGAGCAGGTAATACACGTTTGCCAGACCACTATTGTTCGCGATGCTTGGCGAGCGGGCCAGGAACTCACCGTTAATGGGTGGGTATATGGTCTCAAAGATGGTCTGGTGCATGATTTAGGTATTTCAATCAAGCATCCCGGGGAAATTGCTGATATTTACCAAAGTGCTCTCAGTAAAATCGCCCAGCGCGGCGCTGAATAA
- a CDS encoding IucA/IucC family protein — protein MNNPDLNGASLGAATGASDAHSMNPATSERPANMTAEKQKVKCSAERLSANCFFNALLRETDSGQWYEHSDTSFPEGIKAPAVCVSLPETGTELWLNVIYRSECGRHQFELPIVWRQSSLRSQVVSMAECARLIADDPAFFPGAGEQSRQVFADRVQASVRNMTQALQARNQDMERLFGEVLSFGESEQALLCGHSIHPTPKSREPFTDRDAECFAPEFGNSFSLMWLGVDPQFLSGASGAQESADQLADLVRETDGVSQPPKGFVAIPAHPWQWQQLQRDHRITQLLESGSVVELGLGSGAWRATSSLRAVYSAESSYMLKFSLSLRLTNSVRTLQPKEMTRGLEVLKVRETPIGQDFAQRYPNFQVLAEPAYLMLADQSGNPVIESLVMFRENPFVGEAAENTCLLATLTQDHPDAESCRAAQLISQLAKEQNLSSIVASKLWFDAFVDAVIEPLLIAQADFGILFGAHQQNLILRFDGPMPVAGYFRDCQGSGYSYLGEELLKPYLPNLAQNSENVVNEEMANRLFVYYLIVNSCFGLISAVAAAGLVSERDLLNQLRDRVQKLYDGQRRDRSGLEYLLQSEQIWAKGNFQCAVIGMNENTSDDPLSIYHSMINPLKETEEPSPTCSDSLDCSNT, from the coding sequence ATGAATAATCCAGATCTCAACGGGGCTTCTTTGGGCGCCGCTACAGGAGCTTCTGATGCTCATAGTATGAACCCGGCTACTTCTGAGCGGCCGGCAAATATGACTGCTGAAAAGCAAAAGGTCAAATGTTCTGCTGAAAGACTGTCAGCTAATTGCTTCTTCAATGCATTGCTGCGTGAAACAGACAGTGGCCAGTGGTACGAGCATAGCGACACATCGTTCCCGGAGGGCATCAAGGCTCCTGCTGTTTGTGTATCTCTCCCGGAAACTGGGACTGAGTTATGGCTGAACGTGATCTATCGTAGTGAATGTGGCAGGCACCAGTTCGAGTTACCGATAGTTTGGCGACAAAGCTCCTTAAGAAGCCAAGTGGTATCAATGGCTGAATGTGCTCGGTTGATTGCTGATGACCCCGCTTTTTTCCCCGGAGCTGGAGAGCAGTCGCGACAGGTGTTTGCCGATCGTGTGCAAGCGAGTGTCCGGAACATGACTCAGGCCTTACAGGCGCGCAACCAGGATATGGAGCGCTTGTTTGGTGAAGTGTTGTCTTTTGGTGAGTCGGAGCAAGCTTTACTTTGTGGTCACTCCATTCACCCAACCCCCAAGAGCAGGGAGCCTTTCACTGATCGGGATGCTGAGTGTTTTGCCCCGGAATTCGGCAACAGTTTTTCACTGATGTGGCTGGGCGTAGATCCTCAGTTTTTATCCGGTGCTAGTGGAGCTCAAGAGTCAGCAGATCAACTCGCTGATCTTGTTCGTGAAACTGATGGTGTCTCTCAGCCGCCAAAGGGGTTTGTTGCAATTCCCGCTCACCCCTGGCAGTGGCAACAGTTGCAGAGAGATCACAGAATCACTCAGTTATTGGAAAGTGGCAGCGTCGTAGAGCTGGGGCTAGGCTCTGGAGCTTGGAGAGCGACATCATCGCTACGTGCAGTGTATAGCGCTGAGAGCTCCTATATGCTGAAGTTCTCCCTCAGCCTGCGCTTGACTAATTCGGTGCGCACTTTACAACCAAAAGAAATGACAAGGGGATTGGAAGTCCTAAAAGTACGAGAGACTCCAATTGGTCAAGATTTCGCTCAACGTTATCCTAATTTTCAGGTTTTAGCTGAGCCGGCCTATTTGATGCTAGCTGACCAGTCCGGAAATCCGGTGATCGAAAGTCTGGTAATGTTCCGGGAGAACCCATTCGTTGGCGAGGCAGCAGAAAATACTTGTCTGCTAGCTACTTTAACCCAAGACCACCCGGATGCAGAGAGCTGTCGTGCAGCTCAACTTATCTCTCAGCTGGCAAAAGAGCAAAATCTATCATCTATCGTTGCTTCCAAGCTTTGGTTTGATGCATTTGTTGATGCTGTGATTGAGCCTTTGTTAATAGCTCAGGCAGATTTTGGAATTCTGTTTGGCGCACATCAACAAAATTTAATTCTGCGCTTTGACGGACCTATGCCGGTCGCTGGATATTTTCGTGATTGCCAAGGTAGCGGTTACAGCTATCTCGGTGAAGAGCTGCTGAAACCTTATTTACCTAATCTCGCGCAAAATAGTGAAAATGTAGTTAATGAAGAAATGGCCAACCGCTTATTCGTTTACTACCTCATTGTTAATAGCTGCTTTGGCTTGATTTCGGCAGTTGCTGCCGCTGGGCTAGTTAGTGAAAGGGATTTGCTAAATCAACTCCGTGACCGGGTTCAGAAACTCTATGACGGTCAGCGACGTGATCGCAGTGGGTTGGAATATTTACTCCAGTCTGAACAGATATGGGCAAAGGGGAATTTCCAATGTGCAGTTATTGGCATGAATGAAAATACTAGTGATGACCCGTTGTCAATTTACCACTCTATGATTAACCCTTTGAAAGAAACTGAAGAACCATCCCCTACTTGTTCAGATAGCCTGGACTGTTCAAATACCTAA
- a CDS encoding IucA/IucC family protein translates to MKKDSYWAQANRKTLAKSLSELCYEQALSAEQESEESYIVRLKSGVNYQFNGIPTIWDWLLIDGETIQRCQGAEKLIANDVAQFFIDAAEDLKIAASTLGGLLHELANTLVADVALLEKRKAFSAEDLAQFTDEQLQCFLDGHPKAMINKGRIGWGAQEFRTYATEAGEGVRFLWLAVRQEMTVNGHSERWNWQQLLKESLSADQIQLMEDACQEKKVNWQEFIPLPVHPWQWQHHISQHYAQQLSRGDIVLLGQFGDHYLPQVSLRTFSNVPRPQSLHVKLPLTVLNTSCYRGIPGKYMQCGPSLSQWMQEICVKDCELSGRGTGILQEVAGLHVPHLHHEQVKGTPYRYREMLGATWRQSPASHCLEGERHLLMAALLQKDSSGRSVIAALIRSSGLSVEKWLEYLFDATVVPLYHLLCRYGVGLVAHSQNLTLVLKGDRVARVLLKDFQGDLRLSQGEFPERSDIPQAAMDVLDQLPPNYIIHDLFTGHFVTVLRYLSSQLMLELDFPESKFYGVLASVLRDYQKNITENSPKMAERFQIFDIFRPHIERVCINRVRLSHGWGDSAERPVPIVGGDLENPLWLSEQKPEKKESKLNTVSSTEI, encoded by the coding sequence ATGAAGAAAGATAGTTATTGGGCTCAGGCAAATCGAAAAACGCTTGCTAAGTCTTTATCAGAACTTTGCTATGAGCAAGCTTTAAGCGCTGAGCAGGAATCTGAAGAATCTTATATTGTTAGGCTTAAGTCTGGGGTGAACTATCAATTTAACGGTATCCCGACTATCTGGGATTGGCTGCTAATTGATGGGGAGACTATTCAAAGGTGTCAGGGTGCTGAAAAGCTGATTGCAAATGATGTGGCTCAGTTTTTTATCGATGCTGCGGAAGACTTAAAAATAGCAGCCAGCACACTGGGTGGCTTATTGCATGAATTGGCAAATACCTTAGTTGCTGATGTTGCTTTACTTGAGAAGCGTAAGGCTTTCTCAGCAGAAGATTTGGCTCAGTTTACTGACGAGCAACTGCAATGCTTTTTGGATGGGCACCCAAAAGCAATGATCAATAAGGGGCGTATTGGCTGGGGGGCTCAGGAGTTTAGAACCTATGCTACTGAAGCTGGTGAGGGTGTTCGCTTTTTATGGTTGGCTGTTCGCCAGGAAATGACTGTCAATGGGCATAGTGAGCGTTGGAATTGGCAGCAGTTACTAAAAGAGAGCCTGTCAGCTGATCAAATACAGTTAATGGAAGATGCTTGTCAGGAAAAGAAGGTCAATTGGCAAGAATTTATTCCACTTCCAGTTCATCCTTGGCAGTGGCAGCACCATATTTCTCAGCACTATGCGCAACAGCTAAGTCGTGGTGATATTGTACTTTTGGGGCAATTTGGCGATCATTACCTACCTCAAGTCTCGTTGCGTACTTTCTCCAATGTGCCACGCCCGCAATCACTGCACGTCAAACTGCCACTAACAGTATTAAATACATCGTGTTACCGTGGAATCCCCGGTAAATACATGCAGTGTGGACCATCTTTATCACAATGGATGCAGGAAATTTGTGTTAAAGATTGTGAGCTATCTGGGCGAGGCACTGGTATCTTGCAGGAAGTTGCAGGGTTACATGTTCCGCACCTCCATCACGAACAAGTAAAGGGAACGCCCTACCGTTACAGAGAGATGCTGGGGGCGACTTGGCGCCAAAGTCCAGCCAGCCACTGCTTAGAAGGAGAGCGCCATTTACTAATGGCTGCATTGTTACAGAAAGACTCCAGCGGAAGATCTGTAATTGCAGCACTAATTCGTAGCTCCGGTCTTTCTGTTGAAAAGTGGTTGGAATACCTTTTTGATGCGACTGTGGTGCCTTTATATCATTTGCTCTGTCGATATGGTGTTGGATTAGTTGCTCATTCTCAGAACTTGACTTTAGTTTTAAAAGGGGATCGAGTAGCGCGAGTTCTACTGAAAGATTTTCAAGGGGACCTGCGTCTTTCGCAAGGAGAATTTCCTGAGCGGAGTGATATTCCTCAGGCAGCAATGGATGTCCTTGATCAGCTGCCTCCTAACTATATTATTCACGATCTTTTTACAGGGCATTTTGTAACAGTTCTGCGTTACCTGTCCTCCCAGTTGATGTTAGAACTCGATTTTCCTGAGTCCAAATTTTATGGCGTTTTAGCTTCGGTTTTACGTGATTATCAAAAAAACATCACAGAAAATAGCCCTAAAATGGCCGAACGTTTTCAGATTTTTGATATTTTCCGTCCTCATATCGAGAGAGTTTGTATCAATCGGGTGCGATTGTCGCATGGATGGGGTGATAGCGCTGAAAGGCCGGTACCGATAGTTGGAGGAGATTTGGAAAATCCCCTTTGGCTATCAGAGCAGAAGCCAGAGAAAAAAGAATCCAAACTTAATACAGTTTCCTCCACAGAGATATAA